A single window of Longimicrobium sp. DNA harbors:
- a CDS encoding MmcQ/YjbR family DNA-binding protein: protein MAATLGPDEVFRTLFEYCGAKPGAVVDHPWGEVVFKVKKKIFAYIGRPGESSGVTVKPAPEELDALLARPNVQLAHYIGRFGWVNVSIHDQASMKLALRLVDETYEQIAHGKKGGARKAASPSAAGETPPPAAKKSASKEAPAKKEGAAKKEAAAKAGGAKKPAGGKKPAAGSA, encoded by the coding sequence ATGGCCGCAACGCTTGGCCCGGACGAGGTCTTCCGCACGCTGTTCGAGTACTGCGGCGCCAAGCCGGGCGCCGTGGTGGACCACCCCTGGGGCGAGGTCGTGTTCAAGGTGAAGAAGAAGATCTTCGCCTACATCGGCCGCCCGGGAGAATCGTCGGGGGTGACGGTGAAGCCCGCGCCCGAGGAGCTGGATGCGCTGCTGGCGCGCCCGAACGTGCAGCTGGCGCACTACATCGGGCGCTTCGGCTGGGTGAACGTGTCCATCCACGACCAGGCGTCGATGAAGCTGGCGCTGCGCCTGGTGGACGAGACCTACGAGCAGATCGCGCACGGGAAGAAGGGCGGGGCGCGCAAGGCCGCGTCCCCGTCGGCCGCCGGAGAGACGCCGCCGCCCGCCGCGAAGAAGAGCGCCTCGAAGGAGGCTCCCGCGAAGAAGGAAGGCGCCGCGAAGAAGGAGGCTGCCGCGAAGGCGGGCGGGGCAAAGAAGCCCGCCGGGGGGAAGAAACCGGCTGCGGGATCTGCGTAG
- a CDS encoding amino acid racemase, which produces MGAFPRLRRMGVLGGLGPQATMEFEARVHAVSRTLLPSRKSGGYPPMAVLYYRHTPFLLDCDLRVALPPRPHPRLLEAARSLRPLADFLVIPANAPHLFHAEIEEAFGGPLVSMVEATLAEVERRGWTRVGVLGLGEPRVYLDPLGARGVDALSLPPEGRAALDAAIFATMEGGAEPQSRRAALDAVAWLRARGADGIIPGCTEVPLLLGEAAGAPDLVDPLQLLAEAAVRYAIPDEWRPDPETDAALSTPAPAERASSGAAAPA; this is translated from the coding sequence ATGGGCGCGTTCCCCCGGTTGCGGCGGATGGGCGTGCTGGGCGGCCTGGGTCCGCAGGCCACCATGGAGTTCGAGGCGCGGGTGCACGCCGTCTCGCGTACGCTGCTTCCATCCCGGAAAAGCGGCGGCTATCCCCCGATGGCCGTCCTCTACTATCGACACACTCCCTTCCTCTTGGATTGCGACCTGCGCGTCGCCCTTCCTCCGCGGCCGCACCCGCGCCTCCTCGAGGCCGCCCGCTCGCTGCGCCCCCTGGCCGACTTCCTGGTGATCCCGGCGAACGCCCCGCACCTCTTCCACGCGGAGATCGAGGAGGCGTTTGGCGGGCCGCTGGTGAGCATGGTGGAAGCGACGCTCGCCGAGGTGGAGCGGCGCGGGTGGACGCGGGTGGGGGTGCTGGGGCTGGGCGAGCCGCGCGTGTACCTGGACCCGCTCGGCGCGCGCGGCGTGGACGCGCTGTCGCTTCCGCCGGAGGGCCGCGCCGCGCTGGACGCGGCGATCTTCGCCACCATGGAGGGGGGGGCGGAGCCGCAGTCGCGCCGCGCCGCGCTCGACGCCGTGGCGTGGCTCCGCGCGCGGGGCGCCGACGGGATCATCCCCGGGTGCACCGAGGTGCCGCTCCTGCTGGGCGAGGCGGCGGGCGCGCCCGACTTGGTGGACCCGCTCCAGCTCCTGGCCGAGGCGGCGGTGCGCTACGCCATCCCCGACGAGTGGCGGCCGGACCCGGAGACCGACGCGGCCCTCTCCACGCCGGCGCCGGCGGAGCGGGCGTCCTCCGGGGCCGCGGCGCCGGCCTGA
- a CDS encoding VOC family protein, whose translation MDEELRTDFAGEGALAGARLAEVALYVRDLSASRAFYEEVLGLEPADADSHSAAYATGPARLRLRAADDEAVTLADADPSADLTFLVSDLDGVRNALAARGVAFADTMRYVIGATTGFHDPDGHRISLYEPSATAMTWPSGEKIKELVRAVGKDPAAFGTGAQGGAPAPAGLGGSELVYLFLFVPDADQAMEFYHSVLGLPYLECRACRRGSTEHQQGVVKYDAGGLMLTTHLFEGPEAEAAGALTAAQMKGLAPVFQVPDVARAAAALAARGVRTGRVVTSAAERSARFEDPFGRVFHLRETLPETAEPRAGARAAAGAR comes from the coding sequence ATGGACGAGGAACTGCGGACCGATTTCGCCGGCGAGGGCGCGCTGGCCGGGGCCAGGCTGGCCGAGGTGGCGCTGTACGTGCGCGACCTTTCCGCCTCGCGGGCCTTCTACGAGGAGGTGCTGGGGCTGGAGCCGGCGGACGCGGACAGCCACTCGGCGGCCTACGCCACCGGCCCGGCCCGGCTGCGCCTGCGCGCGGCCGACGACGAGGCGGTGACGCTGGCCGACGCCGATCCCTCGGCCGACCTGACCTTCCTGGTGTCCGACCTCGACGGGGTGCGCAACGCGCTGGCCGCGCGCGGGGTGGCGTTCGCCGACACGATGCGCTACGTGATCGGCGCCACCACGGGGTTCCACGACCCCGACGGGCACCGCATCTCGCTGTACGAGCCCTCGGCCACGGCCATGACCTGGCCCAGCGGCGAGAAGATCAAGGAGCTCGTGCGCGCCGTCGGAAAGGACCCGGCGGCGTTCGGGACGGGCGCCCAGGGAGGCGCGCCGGCGCCGGCGGGGCTGGGCGGGAGCGAGCTGGTGTACCTCTTCCTCTTCGTTCCCGACGCCGACCAGGCGATGGAGTTCTACCACTCCGTGCTGGGGCTTCCCTACCTGGAGTGCCGGGCGTGCCGGCGCGGCTCCACCGAGCACCAGCAGGGCGTGGTGAAGTACGACGCCGGCGGGCTGATGCTGACCACCCACCTCTTCGAGGGCCCCGAGGCCGAGGCCGCGGGGGCGCTGACCGCGGCGCAGATGAAGGGGCTGGCCCCGGTGTTCCAGGTGCCCGACGTGGCGCGGGCCGCGGCGGCGCTGGCGGCGCGCGGGGTGCGCACCGGCCGCGTGGTGACGTCGGCGGCGGAGCGCAGCGCGCGCTTCGAGGATCCCTTCGGCCGCGTGTTCCACCTGCGGGAGACCCTGCCGGAGACGGCGGAGCCCCGGGCCGGGGCACGCGCCGCGGCCGGGGCGCGCTGA
- a CDS encoding VOC family protein → MLTKPVAICVNRGGQSLDTAKMVADAVGWPVIGADPRDILLVDAGNAIIGLGFQVVTSFTTAAASDPAVDPALDPSISGDCAGDPAFAVASTTEPTIASSFEFATGSIDDAAEKPARHLQLSAATLTRNKRGDNGTQRLHWTDVNGNLFTFAQFDDAGLQGKRGAYYRKLLERRGFELGKRTRFDNTLPLVGVTLLVSDLERSRAWYEGKLGLKVIDADRDDVSLDAGNIILRLRPESSTGLVRRYRMTMALRDQFSFYTPDIRAEAANLAKGGVIFPRGIEWSTSGGALAKMPDPDGYGLWLWQPQPTYITGMPIDYTSVVSRILHEQGLPLPEQGYSGPYRLEQVAQPTLSAPPPSGTPTTPPTTKG, encoded by the coding sequence ATGCTCACCAAGCCCGTTGCCATTTGCGTGAACCGAGGGGGACAGAGTCTCGACACCGCCAAGATGGTGGCCGACGCGGTCGGCTGGCCCGTCATCGGGGCCGACCCACGAGACATCCTTCTGGTCGACGCAGGAAACGCCATCATCGGTCTCGGCTTCCAGGTCGTCACCTCGTTCACGACCGCGGCCGCCTCGGACCCGGCCGTGGATCCGGCACTGGATCCGTCGATCTCCGGCGACTGCGCCGGCGATCCCGCGTTCGCCGTGGCCAGCACCACCGAACCCACCATCGCCTCGTCGTTCGAGTTCGCCACCGGATCGATCGACGACGCCGCCGAGAAGCCCGCGCGCCACCTCCAGCTGTCCGCCGCCACGCTCACGCGCAACAAGCGCGGCGACAACGGGACGCAGCGCCTGCACTGGACCGACGTGAACGGCAACCTCTTCACCTTCGCGCAGTTCGACGACGCGGGGCTGCAGGGGAAGCGCGGCGCCTACTACCGCAAGCTCCTGGAGCGGCGCGGCTTCGAGCTGGGCAAGCGCACCCGCTTCGACAACACCCTGCCGCTGGTGGGGGTGACCCTGCTGGTGTCGGACCTGGAGCGCTCGCGCGCCTGGTACGAAGGGAAGCTCGGGCTGAAGGTGATCGACGCCGACCGCGACGACGTGAGCCTCGACGCGGGGAACATCATCCTGCGTCTGCGTCCCGAGTCGTCGACCGGGCTGGTGCGCAGGTACCGGATGACCATGGCGCTGCGCGACCAGTTCAGCTTCTACACCCCCGACATCCGGGCCGAGGCCGCCAACCTCGCGAAGGGCGGGGTGATCTTCCCGCGCGGCATCGAGTGGAGCACCTCGGGCGGCGCGCTGGCCAAGATGCCGGACCCCGACGGCTACGGCCTGTGGCTCTGGCAGCCGCAGCCGACCTACATCACCGGGATGCCCATCGACTACACGTCGGTGGTCAGCCGGATCCTGCACGAGCAGGGGCTGCCACTCCCCGAGCAGGGCTACAGCGGGCCGTACAGGCTGGAGCAGGTGGCCCAGCCGACCCTGAGCGCGCCGCCGCCGTCGGGCACGCCGACCACGCCGCCCACCACCAAGGGCTGA
- a CDS encoding VOC family protein, translated as MLTKPVAICVNRGGQSLDTAKMVAEAVGWPVIGVDPRDLLLVDAGNAIVGLGFQIVSALIISDPSISGSCGGDPAFATASTGEPTLASSLEFASVSIDADAEKAARHLELSTAVVTRNKRAGTGAQRLHWTDVNGNLFTFAQFDAEGLKGKRGGYYAKLLERRGFELGKRNRFDNTQPLVGVTLLVSDLDRSRSFYEGQLGLKVVDADNDDVSLDAGNIIMRLRPETSTGMVRRYQQSQSLRDQFSFYTPDIRAEAANLVSQGVGFPRGIEWTVSGGALAKMPDPDGYNLWLWQPQPRFVEGMPIDYTPVTSRILKEHGLPLPREAYTGPYVQEALGLLSTIPPPPSGTPTTPPTTKG; from the coding sequence ATGCTCACCAAGCCCGTTGCCATTTGCGTGAACCGAGGGGGACAGAGTCTCGACACCGCGAAGATGGTGGCCGAGGCGGTCGGCTGGCCCGTCATCGGGGTCGATCCCCGCGACCTGCTGCTGGTCGACGCGGGGAACGCCATCGTCGGCCTCGGTTTCCAGATCGTGTCGGCACTCATCATCTCCGACCCGTCCATCTCCGGGAGCTGCGGTGGCGACCCCGCGTTCGCCACCGCCAGCACCGGGGAACCCACCCTCGCCTCGTCGCTCGAGTTCGCCTCGGTGTCGATCGACGCCGATGCCGAGAAGGCCGCGCGCCACCTGGAGCTTTCCACCGCCGTCGTCACGCGCAACAAGCGGGCGGGCACCGGTGCGCAGCGCCTGCACTGGACCGACGTGAACGGAAACCTCTTCACCTTCGCGCAGTTCGACGCCGAAGGGCTGAAGGGGAAGCGCGGCGGCTACTACGCGAAGCTCCTGGAACGGCGCGGCTTCGAGTTGGGCAAGCGCAACCGGTTCGACAACACCCAGCCGCTGGTGGGCGTAACCCTGCTGGTGTCGGACCTGGACCGTTCGCGCAGCTTCTACGAGGGGCAGCTGGGGCTGAAGGTGGTGGATGCCGACAACGACGACGTGAGCCTCGACGCGGGGAACATCATCATGCGGCTGCGCCCCGAGACCTCCACCGGCATGGTGCGCAGGTATCAGCAGAGCCAGTCGCTGCGCGACCAGTTCAGCTTCTACACCCCCGACATCCGGGCCGAGGCCGCCAACCTCGTCAGCCAGGGGGTCGGGTTCCCGCGCGGGATCGAGTGGACCGTCTCGGGCGGCGCCCTGGCCAAGATGCCGGACCCCGACGGCTACAACCTGTGGCTCTGGCAGCCGCAGCCCCGCTTCGTGGAGGGGATGCCGATCGACTACACGCCGGTGACCAGCCGGATCCTGAAGGAGCACGGCCTGCCGCTTCCCCGGGAAGCGTACACCGGGCCGTACGTGCAGGAGGCCCTGGGACTGCTCTCCACCATTCCGCCGCCGCCGTCCGGCACGCCGACCACGCCGCCCACCACCAAGGGCTGA
- a CDS encoding TauD/TfdA family dioxygenase: MGSTIDPGSLAVAATHVDATWAPERRRVRLHAYWLRLLAAGPDRYAGVAERWTDGANFHPDPDAAARDERIAAAEAADGGRTLRVRWEDGATHLFAAEELWHRAFEADPADRVEPEPWDARTHFPAFDHARVMDDDDALCEFLHFFLRRGLAFLHGVPRREKEIERVAARLSTLQRSHLGDTFTLLWREESRHLGETPDGIPLHIDMVYKQIPPDLQMLHVLEEAEEGGENVFVDAFHLLSRMDPEDVRLLREVPVWFVAESETVHFRGLHPIVVCDARGRFQGMYYNEYKMVFPVDAPAGLYHAFLRLRRLAGDPESAQVVRLPRDSIALFHNLRTLHARLAFRGTRRHLEGCYLSEDDLKSRYRTLAARAAAPAAPAAP, from the coding sequence ATGGGCTCGACCATCGACCCCGGGAGCCTGGCCGTGGCGGCGACGCACGTCGACGCCACCTGGGCGCCAGAGCGGCGGCGCGTCCGCCTGCACGCCTACTGGCTCCGGCTCCTGGCCGCGGGCCCCGACCGCTACGCCGGGGTGGCCGAACGCTGGACCGACGGAGCCAACTTCCACCCCGACCCCGACGCGGCCGCCCGCGACGAGCGCATCGCCGCGGCCGAGGCGGCCGACGGCGGCCGGACGCTGCGGGTGCGGTGGGAAGACGGCGCGACGCACCTCTTCGCCGCAGAGGAGCTGTGGCACCGGGCCTTCGAGGCCGACCCCGCCGACCGGGTCGAGCCCGAGCCCTGGGACGCGCGCACCCACTTTCCGGCGTTCGACCACGCGCGGGTGATGGACGACGACGACGCCCTCTGCGAGTTCCTGCACTTCTTCCTGCGCCGCGGGCTGGCATTCCTGCACGGGGTGCCGCGCCGCGAGAAGGAGATCGAGCGGGTGGCCGCGCGCCTCTCCACCCTGCAGCGCAGCCACCTGGGCGACACCTTCACCCTCCTCTGGCGCGAGGAGTCGCGGCACCTGGGCGAGACCCCCGACGGGATCCCGCTGCACATCGACATGGTGTACAAGCAGATCCCGCCCGACCTGCAGATGCTGCACGTGCTCGAGGAGGCCGAGGAGGGGGGCGAGAACGTGTTCGTCGACGCCTTCCACCTGCTCTCGCGGATGGACCCCGAAGACGTGCGGCTCCTGCGCGAGGTTCCCGTCTGGTTCGTGGCCGAGAGCGAGACCGTGCACTTCCGCGGGCTGCACCCGATCGTGGTGTGCGACGCCCGCGGGCGCTTCCAGGGGATGTACTACAACGAGTACAAGATGGTCTTCCCCGTCGACGCGCCGGCCGGGCTCTACCACGCCTTCCTGCGCCTGAGGCGGCTGGCGGGCGACCCGGAGAGCGCGCAGGTGGTGCGGCTGCCGCGCGACAGCATCGCCCTGTTCCACAACCTGCGCACGCTGCACGCGCGGCTGGCCTTCCGCGGCACGCGCCGCCACCTGGAGGGGTGCTACCTCTCCGAAGACGACCTGAAGAGCCGCTACCGCACGCTGGCCGCCCGCGCGGCCGCGCCCGCCGCGCCCGCCGCGCCGTGA